In the genome of Syntrophales bacterium, the window ATAAAGCCGATGCCCGGGATGGAGGCCAGGTGGCGCACCTGTTCTTGAATTTCCGGCTGGTCCTTAACCAGGGCCCGCAGTGCCCGCATAACAGAAGATGTTTGCTTACGGGCGTACTCAAGATCCATCAGGAGCATGTTTATTCTTTGACGCACGGCGTCAGAACATGGCAGAGTTTTAAGCGTCTTGATGTAGTTGCTTGACCAGTTCTGTTCAACATCGGGAATCTCTGAATTCAGGCCGACATAGAGCAGCAGCGCTTTTATTCTCTGTTTGGCCACTTTACGATTATGTACGTAATCTTCTCTAAGATTAACCAGGTGCCGCAACTCACGATACGCGCCTTGGGGAACACGAATGGGTATCAGGTTCCCGGCTTTTAACTCCTCGGCGATCTTTTGGGAATCGATGCGATTATTCTTCACTTTCTGGTTTGAGGCTTTCGGGATAGATGCCGGCGATACGACCAGGCAGTCCTGCTTCCTGGCCGACAGGAAATCGTGAAGCTGGTACCCGGTGGGTCCAGCTTCATAAGCAAAGAGCACCTTTTTGCCGGCGAATTGATTAGTGACATAGTTATACAGCTGTTGTGGTTGTGATGGTATGGTTTTAGACTTACTCATCATACTATGATCCTTGACGGTAAAAGAAAACCTTTTCTTGTCAACATCGATGCCTAAAAAAACGTCATAATCCTTGGGCAAATATTCTTGTGCCATGTTTCCTCCTTTGTGCTATTGAAGTATTCTTTTAAAGAATATTTTAACATTTATCCTCGGAGAAAAACTTGACACTTTATCATATCATCTAGCTGATAAGGCAATTGACTTTAACGGAGATCGCATTGAAAATTGCATAGTCTATACAACCTATAATACTTTGTGCTCCGACAAGTTTATTAAGATAATTTCAGAATTAGGTGGAAATATTTTACTTATTTGCGATGAAGTACATTGGGTTGGAGCCGATATTTTCCAAAAAGGATTACTACCAATTTTTAAATATCGGTTGGGATTAAGTGCCACCCCGGAAAGATATATGGATGAAGAGGGTAGTGATATAATCAAGGATTATTTTGGAAAAGTGGTTTATGAATTTTCTTTAAAAAGGGCATTAACAGAGATAAATCCGGCAACAGGAGAAACTTTTCTTTGTCCATATAATTATTATCCGGTGTTTGTAGAACTAGATAGCGTTGAACTTGAAGGGTACCTTAAATTGACTGAGGAAATAAAAAAACAATATGCTATGGAAAGAAAACTCGAGAGAAACAGTAGTTACTATCAGAGACTTTGTGAGAAAAGGCAAGCGATAATAACTAATGCAGAGGATAAATATAGAGTAGTAAAGGACATTATTAG includes:
- a CDS encoding IS110 family transposase; protein product: MAQEYLPKDYDVFLGIDVDKKRFSFTVKDHSMMSKSKTIPSQPQQLYNYVTNQFAGKKVLFAYEAGPTGYQLHDFLSARKQDCLVVSPASIPKASNQKVKNNRIDSQKIAEELKAGNLIPIRVPQGAYRELRHLVNLREDYVHNRKVAKQRIKALLLYVGLNSEIPDVEQNWSSNYIKTLKTLPCSDAVRQRINMLLMDLEYARKQTSSVMRALRALVKDQPEIQEQVRHLASIPGIGFITAVTLLGRIGDPGKLKNVRELSAFIGLVPTENSTGDDVNRGSITRLGNRMLRSLLIEAAWSAIRKDSELNQFYGRIKSRHHPKIAARKAIVAVARKLTHRIYCVLKEQRPYIVR